A window of the Microbacterium sp. LWH13-1.2 genome harbors these coding sequences:
- a CDS encoding PucR family transcriptional regulator — translation MDKAATLTWLRRISGDIASVTIKRLEDTLPWYADMPPARRSAVGLVAQAGITSFIQWYEDPTSTPWIAADIFAAAPRELLRSVSLQQTLQLIRVTVEVTEERVAGRGNDLREAILLYSRDVAFAAADVYARAAEARGLWDARLEALVVDSILTGEADEELPSRIAALGWHGHGEVAVLVGTTPPQFDVDLVRRTARKLAVDVLIGVQGSRLVLVIGRARIAGQEPSEGEEEELGFEEIASRLEPSFGPGYVVLGPAVAALVDASQSARAALAGFAVARAWRSAPRPVDADDLLPERALAGDPLAKQTLIERIYRPLQAHSTDLVTTLWSYLDNGRSLEATARELFVHPNTVRYRLKRVSEVIGWDATGPREALILQTALILGSIGAADQVRRRPPLRRPSR, via the coding sequence ATGGACAAGGCCGCTACGCTCACCTGGCTGCGCCGGATCTCCGGTGACATCGCCTCGGTGACGATCAAGCGCCTCGAGGACACCCTCCCCTGGTACGCCGACATGCCACCAGCCCGCCGCTCTGCGGTCGGGCTGGTGGCGCAGGCCGGCATCACCTCCTTCATACAGTGGTACGAGGATCCGACCTCGACCCCCTGGATCGCCGCCGACATCTTCGCCGCCGCACCACGCGAGCTTCTGCGCAGCGTCAGCCTGCAGCAGACGCTGCAGCTCATCCGGGTCACGGTCGAGGTGACGGAAGAACGGGTCGCCGGTCGAGGCAACGATCTTCGAGAAGCGATCCTGCTGTACTCGCGCGATGTCGCCTTCGCCGCCGCGGACGTCTACGCTCGCGCCGCCGAGGCCCGTGGGCTGTGGGATGCGCGACTCGAAGCGCTCGTGGTCGACTCGATCCTCACGGGTGAAGCCGACGAGGAGCTGCCGAGCCGGATCGCCGCTCTCGGCTGGCACGGCCACGGCGAAGTCGCGGTGCTGGTCGGCACGACTCCCCCGCAGTTCGACGTCGACCTCGTGCGCCGCACTGCACGCAAGCTCGCGGTGGACGTACTCATCGGAGTGCAGGGGTCACGCCTCGTGCTCGTCATCGGTCGAGCCCGCATCGCAGGCCAGGAACCTTCCGAAGGCGAAGAGGAAGAGCTGGGCTTCGAGGAGATCGCGTCCCGACTCGAGCCCTCGTTCGGTCCCGGGTACGTCGTCCTCGGCCCTGCCGTCGCCGCGCTCGTCGATGCGAGCCAGAGCGCACGCGCTGCCCTCGCAGGTTTCGCCGTCGCGCGCGCCTGGCGCAGCGCTCCGCGGCCTGTCGACGCAGACGACCTTCTTCCCGAGCGCGCGCTCGCGGGCGATCCCCTCGCGAAGCAGACTCTGATCGAACGGATCTATCGCCCACTGCAGGCGCACTCTACGGATCTCGTCACGACGCTGTGGAGCTACCTCGACAACGGCCGGTCGCTCGAGGCCACCGCACGCGAGCTGTTCGTGCACCCCAACACCGTCCGCTACCGCCTGAAGCGCGTCAGCGAGGTCATCGGCTGGGATGCCACGGGTCCTCGCGAGGCTCTGATCCTGCAGACTGCCCTCATCCTCGGCTCCATCGGCGCTGCCGATCAGGTCCGCCGTCGCCCGCCGCTGCGTCGCCCCTCCCGCTGA
- a CDS encoding ACP S-malonyltransferase, translating into MIVVVCPGQGSQTPGFLSPWLELDGVTETLAAYSEAAEVDLQQHGTVSDADTIRDTRVAQPLIVAASLIAANALTARAGRRADGVAGHSVGEIAALVGSGVIDAETGMRLVGVRGRAMADAAAQTPTGMSAVLGGDEEAILTRLSELGLSPANYNGGGQLVVAGELAGLDALATEPVKGTRVIPLQVAGAFHTSFMGSAVAALRDAVSTVTPSDPDITLWTNRDGSVVTEGATALTYLVDQVSSPVRWDLCMASFADQGITGLIELAPAGALTGLAKRGLRGVPTVAVKTPDDLDAAVALLNGEAA; encoded by the coding sequence GTGATTGTCGTCGTATGCCCAGGACAGGGCTCGCAGACCCCCGGTTTCCTCTCCCCCTGGCTCGAGCTGGACGGCGTGACGGAGACCCTCGCCGCGTATTCCGAGGCCGCGGAGGTCGACCTCCAGCAGCACGGGACGGTGTCGGATGCCGACACGATCCGCGACACGCGCGTCGCCCAGCCGCTGATCGTCGCCGCCTCGCTCATCGCCGCGAACGCCCTGACAGCCCGTGCGGGCCGCCGTGCAGACGGTGTCGCCGGGCACTCGGTCGGCGAGATCGCCGCACTCGTGGGCAGCGGCGTGATCGACGCCGAGACCGGAATGCGACTGGTCGGCGTCCGCGGTCGCGCGATGGCGGATGCCGCGGCGCAGACCCCGACCGGCATGAGTGCGGTCCTCGGCGGCGACGAGGAGGCCATCCTCACGCGCCTGAGCGAGCTCGGTCTCTCCCCCGCGAACTACAACGGCGGCGGCCAGCTCGTGGTGGCCGGCGAGCTCGCAGGGCTCGACGCCCTCGCCACCGAGCCCGTCAAGGGCACCCGCGTCATCCCCCTTCAGGTGGCCGGCGCGTTCCACACCTCGTTCATGGGTTCCGCGGTCGCCGCCCTGCGCGACGCCGTGTCGACCGTCACACCCTCCGACCCCGACATCACCCTGTGGACGAACCGCGACGGCTCGGTCGTCACCGAGGGCGCGACGGCGCTGACCTACCTCGTCGACCAGGTCTCCTCACCCGTGCGGTGGGACCTGTGCATGGCATCCTTCGCCGATCAGGGCATCACCGGTCTGATCGAGCTCGCTCCTGCGGGTGCGCTGACCGGGCTCGCCAAGCGCGGCCTGCGTGGCGTGCCGACAGTCGCCGTCAAGACCCCCGATGACCTCGATGCGGCCGTCGCGCTGCTGAACGGAGAAGCCGCATGA
- a CDS encoding beta-ketoacyl-ACP synthase III: MSPTLNQVTGPAYTRIYSYGAARGENAVPNDDLIGPIDSSDEWIRQRTGIVTRVRADKSTDAIDLATTAAAEAIEKSGISAEQVDLVIVATISNPKQSPSVSAIVADRVGANPAAAYDVNAACAGYAYAVTQADALIRSGAARYALVIGTEKLSDIVDPADRSISFLLGDGAGAALIGPSDTPGIAPAVWGSDGSKADAVGMNGTLTEFRDGEVPWPTLRQEGQTVFRWAVWEMAKVAREALDRAGVEPTDIAAFIPHQANMRIIDEFAKQLKLPESTVIARDIETTGNTSAASIPLASHRLMAEHPELSGGLALQIGFGAGLVFAAQVVVLP, translated from the coding sequence ATGAGCCCCACCCTGAACCAGGTCACCGGTCCCGCGTACACCCGTATCTACTCCTACGGGGCCGCGCGCGGCGAGAACGCGGTACCGAACGACGACCTCATCGGCCCGATCGACTCGAGCGACGAGTGGATCCGCCAGCGCACCGGCATCGTGACCCGCGTCCGGGCCGACAAGAGCACGGATGCGATCGATCTCGCCACCACCGCGGCCGCCGAGGCGATCGAGAAGTCCGGCATCTCGGCCGAGCAGGTCGACCTCGTCATCGTCGCCACCATCAGCAACCCCAAGCAGTCGCCCTCGGTCTCCGCGATCGTCGCCGATCGCGTGGGCGCCAACCCGGCGGCCGCCTATGACGTCAACGCCGCCTGCGCCGGGTACGCCTATGCGGTCACCCAGGCCGATGCGTTGATCCGGTCCGGCGCCGCGCGCTACGCCCTCGTGATCGGCACCGAGAAGCTCTCGGACATCGTCGACCCCGCCGACCGCAGCATCTCGTTCCTGCTCGGCGACGGCGCGGGTGCGGCGCTCATCGGCCCGAGCGACACGCCGGGCATCGCCCCTGCGGTCTGGGGATCCGACGGCTCGAAGGCCGACGCTGTCGGCATGAACGGAACACTCACCGAGTTCCGCGACGGCGAAGTGCCGTGGCCGACCCTGCGCCAGGAGGGCCAGACGGTCTTCCGCTGGGCCGTCTGGGAGATGGCCAAGGTCGCTCGCGAGGCTCTCGATCGGGCTGGCGTAGAACCGACCGACATCGCTGCGTTCATCCCGCACCAGGCGAACATGCGCATCATCGACGAGTTCGCCAAGCAGCTCAAGCTGCCGGAGTCCACGGTCATCGCTCGCGACATCGAGACCACCGGAAACACCTCCGCTGCCTCGATCCCGCTCGCCAGCCACCGCCTCATGGCCGAGCACCCGGAGCTCTCGGGTGGCCTCGCGCTGCAGATCGGCTTCGGTGCGGGCCTCGTGTTCGCCGCTCAGGTCGTCGTCCTCCCCTGA
- a CDS encoding acyl carrier protein: protein MAFTNDEVLAGLAELITDETGINASEVALEKSFTDDLDIDSISMMTIVVNAEEKFGVTIPDDEVKNLKTVGDAVNFIVAGQE from the coding sequence ATGGCTTTCACCAACGATGAGGTCCTCGCTGGCCTCGCAGAGCTGATCACCGACGAGACCGGCATCAACGCGTCCGAGGTCGCCCTCGAGAAGTCGTTCACCGACGACCTCGACATCGACTCGATCTCGATGATGACGATCGTCGTCAACGCCGAGGAGAAGTTCGGCGTCACCATCCCCGACGACGAGGTCAAGAACCTCAAGACCGTCGGAGACGCCGTCAACTTCATCGTCGCCGGCCAGGAGTAA
- a CDS encoding beta-ketoacyl-[acyl-carrier-protein] synthase family protein: MTKRIVVTGIGATSAIGGTAPDNWTNLLAGQSGTRTLEHDWVQQYELPVTFAAEAIVRPEEVLPRHEAKRLDPSSQFALIAAREAWADAGSPEVAPERLGVDFATGIGGLWTLLDAWDTLREKGPRRVMPLTVPMLMPNAAAGNLSLQFQARAYAQTVVSACASSTESIIHAFHHLQDGLADVVIAGGTESAIHPITMASFASAQALSRRNDDPATASRPGAIDRDGFVMGEGAAALILETEEHAKARGAKIYGYVLGGGVTADAYHITGNDPEGNGAARAVTQALEEAGITADQVAHINAHATSTPVGDPNEYVALRKVFGDRIDEIPVSATKASTGHLLGGTGALEAIFSLLALRDRVAPPTINMTEPDPAVPFKLSGEAQPLGDGTLYAISNSFGFGGHNAVVVFANAD, translated from the coding sequence ATGACCAAGCGCATCGTCGTCACCGGCATCGGCGCCACGTCCGCCATCGGCGGGACAGCTCCCGACAACTGGACCAACCTGCTCGCCGGGCAGTCCGGGACCCGCACCCTCGAGCACGACTGGGTTCAGCAGTACGAGCTGCCTGTGACCTTCGCCGCAGAGGCGATCGTCCGACCCGAAGAGGTCCTGCCCCGCCACGAGGCGAAGCGGCTCGATCCCTCCTCCCAGTTCGCCCTCATCGCAGCACGCGAGGCCTGGGCGGATGCCGGATCCCCCGAGGTTGCTCCCGAGCGCCTCGGCGTCGACTTCGCCACCGGCATCGGCGGCCTCTGGACTCTCCTCGATGCGTGGGACACGCTGCGTGAGAAGGGCCCCCGTCGCGTCATGCCGCTGACTGTGCCGATGCTGATGCCGAACGCCGCAGCCGGCAACCTGTCGCTGCAGTTCCAGGCTCGTGCCTACGCCCAGACCGTCGTGAGCGCGTGCGCCTCCAGCACCGAGTCGATCATCCACGCGTTCCACCATCTGCAGGACGGTCTCGCCGACGTCGTGATCGCAGGTGGCACCGAATCGGCCATCCACCCGATCACCATGGCCTCCTTCGCCTCCGCGCAGGCTCTGTCGCGTCGTAACGACGACCCCGCCACTGCATCCCGCCCCGGCGCGATCGACCGCGACGGATTCGTCATGGGCGAAGGTGCCGCAGCACTGATCCTCGAGACCGAGGAGCACGCCAAGGCTCGCGGCGCCAAGATCTACGGCTACGTCCTCGGCGGTGGAGTGACCGCAGACGCGTACCACATCACGGGCAACGACCCCGAGGGCAACGGGGCGGCACGCGCTGTCACCCAGGCACTCGAGGAGGCCGGCATCACCGCCGACCAGGTCGCCCACATCAACGCTCACGCGACGTCGACGCCGGTCGGCGACCCCAACGAGTACGTCGCCCTCAGGAAGGTCTTCGGCGACCGGATCGACGAGATCCCGGTCTCGGCGACGAAGGCGTCGACCGGTCACCTGCTCGGTGGCACGGGAGCTCTCGAGGCGATCTTCTCGCTGCTCGCGCTCCGCGACCGCGTCGCTCCGCCGACCATCAACATGACCGAACCCGACCCGGCCGTGCCGTTCAAGCTCTCGGGCGAGGCGCAGCCCCTCGGCGACGGCACGCTGTATGCGATCAGCAACTCGTTCGGCTTCGGCGGGCACAACGCCGTCGTGGTCTTCGCGAACGCGGACTGA